A genomic region of Corallococcus soli contains the following coding sequences:
- the ada gene encoding bifunctional DNA-binding transcriptional regulator/O6-methylguanine-DNA methyltransferase Ada, which yields MKTKVEALAAVTLGDARWGSVVARDASADGRFFYSVKTTGVYCRPSCGARTPRPENVGFHATTAEAEQAGFRACKRCKPGQPSLASRHADQVAELCRFIQGAEQPPSLEALAERAGLSPHHLHRVFKAVTGLTPKAYAAAHRAERIRTGLARRGSVTEAIYDAGFNSSGRFYETSSQVLGMTPTNFRAGGANTEIRFAIGECTLGPILVATSDRGVCAILMGEDPDALAKDLQDRFPQATLVGGDAEFEQLVARVVGFVEAPRVGLDLPLDVRGTAFQQRVWQALREIPAGATASYTDIAERIGSPKSVRAVAQACGANALAVAIPCHRVVRNDGALSGYRWGVERKRALLDREANR from the coding sequence GTGAAGACGAAGGTGGAAGCCCTCGCGGCGGTGACGCTGGGCGATGCGCGCTGGGGCTCGGTCGTGGCGCGGGATGCGAGCGCGGATGGGCGCTTCTTCTATTCCGTGAAGACGACGGGCGTGTACTGCCGTCCGTCCTGCGGGGCCCGGACGCCCCGGCCGGAGAACGTCGGCTTCCACGCGACGACCGCCGAGGCGGAGCAGGCGGGGTTCCGGGCGTGCAAACGCTGCAAGCCGGGCCAGCCCTCGCTCGCTTCGCGGCACGCGGATCAGGTGGCCGAGCTGTGCCGCTTCATCCAGGGGGCGGAGCAGCCACCGAGCCTGGAGGCGTTGGCGGAGCGCGCGGGCCTGAGCCCCCATCACCTCCACCGCGTGTTCAAGGCCGTCACCGGGCTGACGCCCAAGGCCTACGCGGCGGCGCACCGGGCCGAGCGGATCCGCACGGGCCTCGCGCGGCGCGGCTCCGTCACCGAGGCCATCTACGACGCGGGGTTCAACTCCAGCGGGCGCTTCTACGAAACCTCCAGCCAGGTCCTGGGCATGACTCCGACGAACTTCCGCGCCGGTGGCGCGAACACCGAAATCCGCTTCGCGATTGGCGAATGCACCCTGGGCCCCATCCTCGTGGCCACGAGCGACCGGGGCGTGTGCGCCATCCTGATGGGGGAAGACCCCGACGCGCTGGCGAAGGACCTCCAGGACCGCTTCCCCCAGGCGACGCTGGTGGGTGGGGACGCGGAGTTCGAGCAGCTGGTGGCGCGGGTGGTGGGCTTCGTGGAGGCCCCCCGCGTGGGGCTGGACCTGCCCCTGGACGTGCGAGGCACGGCGTTCCAACAACGCGTGTGGCAGGCGCTGCGGGAGATTCCGGCGGGCGCGACGGCGAGCTACACGGACATCGCGGAGCGGATTGGCTCCCCGAAGTCGGTGCGGGCCGTGGCGCAGGCGTGCGGCGCGAACGCGCTGGCCGTGGCCATTCCCTGCCACCGGGTGGTGCGCAACGACGGTGCCCTGTCGGGCTACCGTTGGGGCGTGGAGCGCAAGCGCGCGCTGCTGGACCGGGAGGCGAACCGATGA
- a CDS encoding 2OG-Fe(II) oxygenase, with amino-acid sequence MAGIAARVGAVAWDMVAKELDARGCASVERLLTPEECEALALLYDVEDAFRSRVVMARHGFGRGEYQYFEYPLPEVVSELRTALYPWLAPIANRWNTAMGIDVRYPDVHADFLARCHAAGQARPTPLLLRYGPEDYNCLHQDLYGEHVFPLQVALLLSEPGRDFTGGEFVLSEQRPRMQSRPEVVPLRQGDAVVFAVHHRPVQGTRGTYRVNLRHGVSRVRSGQRHTAGIIFHDAT; translated from the coding sequence ATGGCTGGGATTGCGGCCCGGGTGGGCGCGGTGGCGTGGGACATGGTGGCCAAGGAACTGGATGCACGGGGCTGCGCGAGCGTGGAGCGGCTGCTCACCCCCGAGGAGTGCGAGGCCCTGGCGCTGCTGTACGACGTAGAGGATGCGTTTCGCAGCCGGGTGGTGATGGCGCGTCACGGGTTCGGGCGGGGGGAATACCAATACTTCGAGTATCCCCTGCCGGAGGTGGTGTCGGAGCTGAGGACGGCGCTGTATCCCTGGCTCGCGCCCATTGCGAACCGCTGGAACACGGCGATGGGCATCGACGTGCGGTATCCGGATGTCCACGCGGACTTCCTCGCGCGCTGTCACGCGGCGGGACAGGCGCGGCCCACGCCCCTGCTGCTGCGGTACGGCCCGGAGGACTACAACTGCCTGCACCAGGACCTGTACGGGGAGCACGTCTTCCCGCTCCAAGTGGCCCTCCTCCTGTCCGAGCCGGGGCGGGACTTCACGGGCGGGGAGTTCGTGCTGTCGGAGCAGCGGCCCCGGATGCAGTCACGGCCGGAGGTCGTCCCCCTGCGACAGGGCGACGCGGTCGTCTTCGCGGTGCATCACCGCCCGGTGCAGGGCACGCGGGGCACCTACCGCGTCAACCTCCGGCACGGCGTCAGCCGGGTGCGCTCAGGGCAACGACATACCGCGGGCATCATCTTCCACGACGCGACCTGA